In one Takifugu flavidus isolate HTHZ2018 chromosome 9, ASM371156v2, whole genome shotgun sequence genomic region, the following are encoded:
- the mid1ip1l gene encoding mid1-interacting protein 1-like, with protein sequence MMQLSSDSASNKHSLINVMHRFMAAANNMDETIMVPSLLRDLPLEEQAVGDVEANNNNNEPQCPNKQRDMYEHYLLLKSIKNDMEWGLLKEMSSGTSFLEMAVKQQEEEREKVTDVPQDENSDLEHQFHFHLRGLFGVLSKLTLQADHLTNRYKREIGGGNFLR encoded by the coding sequence ATGATGCAGCTCAGCAGCGACTCAGCCAGCAACAAGCACTCCCTTATCAACGTCATGCACCGCTTCATGGCAGCTGCCAACAACATGGACGAGACCATCATGGTGCCCAGCCTCCTCAGGGATCTGCCCCTGGAGGAGCAGGCGGTGGGAGACGTGGAGgccaacaacaataataacgaGCCACAGTGTCCCAACAAGCAGAGGGACATGTACGAGCACTACCTGCTCCTCAAGTCCATCAAGAACGACATGGAGTGGGGTCTGCTGAAGGAGATGAGCAGCGGCACCAGCTTCTTGGAGATGGCggtgaagcagcaggaggaggagcgggagaaaGTCACCGACGTGCCTCAGGATGAAAACTCTGACCTGGAGCACCAGTTCCACTTCCACCTCAGAGGACTGTTTGGAGTTCTGTCCAAGCTCACGCTGCAGGCCGACCACCTGACCAACAGATACAAGAGGGAGATCGGAGGCGGGAACTTCCTCAGATAA